One segment of Panicum virgatum strain AP13 chromosome 3K, P.virgatum_v5, whole genome shotgun sequence DNA contains the following:
- the LOC120701134 gene encoding basic proline-rich protein-like encodes MPRGVADSQRGEPVAYVSPEGLGSRHVAHSAVHSSGLRRYLRRFRHPLTILSRSRKDPPRLTPPQLNHGGKDSGGGGGGRRGDRWTRMFDRHRAAYYRPFVSLLAPPHGPPAGDDYSSSGSSSDMEDPPHELPAADPARGGGAPPVAPPHPLGLPPAHPARGGGAPPFAHVVPAELPARAGGAPAPPFARAVPPPLIRAALGGAAPRGRLDLDPAHPRRFRYQLGVGVGGRRQAGDGGRGGAALPGEIYNALKAIQPPPDPRRAAASLQRARPRRPPVQVAHGAAGGHEEGLAAHGGPGSEAVKVKPCWLAVCRFCSARRSSSELVANAVCLTSSSSLW; translated from the exons ATGCCACGCGGCGTCGCGGACTCGCAGCGTGGCGAGCCCGTGGCGTACGTGTCGCCGGAGGGGCTCGGCAGCCGGCACGTGGCGCATTCCGCGGTGCATTCCTCCGGGCTCCGGCGTTATCTTCGCCGGTTTCGCCATCCGCTCACCATTCTCTCTCGCTCTCGCAAAGACCCACCTCGCCTCACTCCTCCTCAGCTCAACCATGGAGGCaaggacagcggcggcggcggcggcggccgccgcggcgaccgCTGGACCAGAATGTTCGACCGGCACCGCGCAGCCTACTACCGCCCCTTCGTCTCTCTGCTGGCGCCCCCGCacgggccgccggcgggggacGACTACTCctcctcgggctcgtcgtcggacATGGAGGACCCGCCGCACGAGCTCCCCGCCGCGGAcccggcgcgcggaggcggagctcctCCTGTCGCGCCGCCTCATCCACTCGGGCTCCCGCCCGCGCAcccggcgcgcggaggcggagctcctCCGTTCGCGCACGTCGTGCCTGCCGAGCTCCCGGCGCGCGCAGGCGGAGCTCCAGCTCCTCCGTTCGCGCGCGCCGTGCCGCCTCCGCTCAtacgggcggcgctcggcggcgccgccccccgcGGCCGGTTGGACCTCGACCCCGCGCACCCGCGCCGCTTCCGCTACCAGCTCGGGGTCGGCGTTGGCGGCCGCCGACAG gctggtgatggcgggcggggcggcgccgctCTCCCGGGGGAGATCTACAACGCGCTCAAGGCGATCCAACCCCCGCCTGACCCGCGCCGAGCTGCTGCGAGCCTACAGCGCGCTCGTCCGCGACGACCGCCAGTTCAGGTCGCTCATGGCGCTGCCGGAGGACATGAGGAGGGActggctgctcatggaggtcCCGGATCGGAGGCAGTGAAGGTGAAGCCCTGCTGGCTGGCTGTTTGCCGCTTCTGCTCCGCTCGTAGATCGAGCTCCGAGCTCGTAGCTAATGCTGTGTGCTTGACTAGTAGTAGTAGCTTGTGGTAG
- the LOC120701133 gene encoding T-box protein H15-like, protein MRRARGRLEIDWADVFGTRISSPDSAGAFYLGASAAARAAKNGGDEPRRGVSVSNRRHLPGIEDLPSRTDRGAGERRRPAPRPSTDAAAKGRSSWEMSAKGNGKTAQSVGGSPAATSLRGSAAMAASSMPPPPPWQPAPAKTNRVRPLPAPVPAPPIVGAARRTLKRNGRSPP, encoded by the exons atgaggcGGGCCCGCGGCCGGCTCGAGATAGACTGGGCGGACGTGTTCGGAACTCGCATCTCCTCCCCCGACAGCGCCGGTGCCTTTTACCTCGGGGCGTCGGCCGCTGCTCGGGCGGCGAAGAATGGAGGCGACGAGCCGCGGCGTGGGGTTTCGGTTTCgaaccgccgccacctccccgggATCGAAGATCTTCCCTCCCGCACCGAccgcggcgcgggcgagcgccgccgccccgcgccccggcCGTCGACCGACGCGGCCGCGAAGGGTCGCTCGTCTTG GGAGATGAGCGCGAAGGGGAATGGGAAG ACAGCGCAGTCTGTGGGCGGGTCCCCCGCGGCCACCTCCCTCCGCGGCagcgcggcgatggcggcctcgtccatgccgccgccgccaccgtggcaGCCCGCGCCCGCGAAGACGAACCGCGTGCGGCCTCTGcccgcgccggtgccggcgcccCCGATCGTCGGGGCGGCACGACGGACCTTGAAGAGGAACGGGAGGTCGCCGCCCtag